GAGAAGACGGGGCAGGTGATGGGCGCGGCCAAGGACAAGGCGTGCgaagccagggaccgggcggccgGCCTGGCGGGGAACGCGTCTGGCCAGGGTCAGGGAGCCACGAACGCCGCCAAGAAGATGGCCGTCGAGGCCCAGGACATGACGTCCGAGATGGCGCAGGCCGCCAAGGACAAGACCGTCGAGAGCAAGGACAACACCGGCAGCTTCCTCGGCGAGAAGACCGAAGCGGCCAAGCAGAAAGCGTCCGAGACGGCGCAGTACGCGCAGGATAGGTCCTCCGACGCGGCGCAGTACGCCAAGGAGTCAGCCGTCGCCGGCAAGGACAAGACCGGCGGCGTGCTGCAACAGGCCACCGAGACGGTCAAAGGCGCGGTGGTCGGCGCCAAGGACGCTGTGGTGAACACGCTGGGCATGGGCGGCGATAACACCACTGGCAAGGACACCAGCAGCACCACCGACAAGATAACCGGCAGGGGTCACTAGATGCGATTGCTCACGCCTAGTTTGATTTCGTTTTCGCGGGGTTTTAGTACCTATGTTTTATCTTTCCACTTTGATAATTTATGAGTGCCCCCGCTCATTTAGTTTGTAAGTTATGTCTTTGATGTGCTCGTGTTCGGGTCTGTAACTCTGTATGAGTATTGTGAATGGATAGCCAGGAGCCCAGGACAGGCAAAAGCTGGAAATAAAGGTTGATGTGATTAAACCTCTTATTTTCATGGCGTGTTAACTAGCTTTCATTTTCATTCAAACATACATTCTGTAGCATTCGTATGTAACTTCGTGAGATGGCATTGGCATTTCGTGATGACTTTGACAGATTCAGAGACGATCAAAGATAACGACCGGAGATAAGATAATGTAGCATTCATACCAAACTCTTTGCTCAATTAGTAATTTAAAGAGCCACTTGCTCGGTAAACTCTTATTTCTTAACTCTAAAACCTCCACACCTAAACCCTCTTGATCTTTAGGCATGCAAATGATGTTCCACCTAGTAAGTTTATACTTTTTTATGGCCATCACTTCGCTAGAAGAATTTTGATTTATAAAAGTCTAATCTTTTCGGTACCTCTAGGTatttcaaataaaaatagcatgaACATAGGGAAGCTATTTAGGATCGAATTAATAAGAATCAGGTGATCCTCGTATAATACAAGTTTTCCAACCTAACTAATAAGTTTTCTTTTAAAACGGTCTTTCACTGGCTTCCATTCTCCATTCTTTAGCtttctaaaataaaatgggaTACCCAAATATCTAGTCGGGAAAGAACCTAGTTCGCAACCATAATGACTTCTAAATCCCTCTTGTGCATCTTTTATTTTGCCAATGCAAAAAAACTTCAATTTCATGAAAGTTAATTTTAAGATCTGAGAGTTATTCGAAAATAAAAAATAAGCTTCATATCGAAGGCTTTCGCCATATCATGCTCCATCAAAATAATTGTGTCATCGGCGTACTATAGAATTGATATCCCCCTGTCTAATAAATGTGAAATTAATCTACCCACTTGGCATCTTGTTTTGCCATGGCTATTAAGATTGCCATCATATCTACCATAAAATTAAATAACATCGGTGATAGCGGATCACCTTGTCTGAGACTTTTTTGAGTCTGAAAATAAAGAACTTCCTCGACTAACAAAATCATTCACACCTACATCATTTAGTTGTACGCATCATTTGTTGTAAAAAATGAAAGGGTATTTGACTTGATCGTCTGccttttcaaaattgattttaaGTAACGCATCATCTATTTTCTTTCCTATGAAGCTCAGGATTTGTTTCATGCAAAATCAGCACCCCTTCTAAAATATGAGGCCTAGGCATAAAGACCATTTGACGGTATAATAACTAAGTGTGCAACCTTTGTTACATGATTAGTACCAACCTTAGTGAAAATTATGATGCTTATGTTCAGCAAGCATATTGATCTCGATTATTAAATCTGAACATtgggtttttctttttttggtaACAAGATAATTGTTCCGTAATTAAGGTGAAAAAGAGACGGATCCCTTTTTGGAATCTCTCAACCAACTTCATTAAGCTTGTTTTAAAGATTTTCTGAAGAGTTTGGTAAAACTATGCAGGGAAGCCATCCAAAGTTGGAGCCTTATTTTTCTCCATTTGCATAATAGCTTCGTAATCATTTTCCACACTTGATAGCTGAGAAATATCAACGGTTTTATTTTGAACTCCTTCCGTTTATAAACAGATGTCCGAGATTCGTCTAATTTAAATGTAACCAGACACTAAATACCAACTAAATATATTTATATTTAAACAAATATCATCTATTTACAGACGAAGGATACTAGATAAAAAGAAATTCTGACTCGACCCCGTTGTTGTACATTGTGCGTGATCGAATCGAGTAGTCGGAGCCTCAGCCACACTGTCCTGCCACGACATAGCATGTACTCCATCGTCATATCCTATCCACTCGATCTCTTTCCTGACCCTGTCTTTATACTTGTTTACTTGTGCTTTTCGGTCTCCTTCTTGCATTTTAAATTAGCTTCTTGCATGTGCTTGATCGAGCTAGCCCATGATATATCCAGACTTGGCGAAGTGCGGACGTGTTACGACGCGTGTCCTCTCTACGTGTCTGGCATGTAGTAGGTACTCCGCCTTGCGACGTGTCCACGAGCCTCAGTCACGTAGCCGTAGCCTATATAAACGCCACATGCTCAATCCCAGCCAATATCGATCGAAGCCAAGTCCAGCAATAGACAAACTGATCTTGTTTTCAGATTGAAATCCACTTCTCTCGATCTACTCCGTAGTACATTGCGAGTGATCTTGCTTCTTCCTCGAGCGAAGCAGTTTGTTTGAGCAAGCCCAGTACGCGAGATGGCATCCAACCAGGAGCAGGCGAGCTACCGCGTCGGCGAGGCCAAGGGCCACACCCAGGTACGTGCATGTCCACCATCTCGTCGCCCGGAAAATGTCGGTGTTGCCGCGCGCACCTACGTCTTCCCGTCACTCCCGTGTCTGAATGTTGTGCTCGTGGTGTGTTTGCAGGAGAAGACGGGGCAGGTGATGGGCGCGGCCAAGGACAAGGCCTACGAGGCCAAGGACCGGGTGGCGGGCCTGGCGGGGTACTCGTCCGGCCAGGGGCAGGGTGCCACTGACGCCGCCAAGCAGAAGGCCGTCGAGGCCCAGGACATGACGTCCGAGATGGCGCAGGCCGCCAAGGACAAGACCGTCGAGAGCAAGGACAACACCGGCAGTTTCCTCGGCGAGAAGACGGAGGCGGCCAAGCAGAAGGCGTCCGAGACGGCGCAGTACGCGCAGGAGAGGTCCTCCGACGCGGCACAGTACGCCAAGGAGTCAGCCGTCGCCGGCAAGGATAAGACCGGCGGCATGCTCCAGCAGGCCACGGAGACGGTGAAGGGCGCGGTGGTCGGCGCCAAGGACGCGGTGGTGAACACGCTGGGCATGGGCggcaacaacaccaccaacaccGGCAAGGACAACAGCACCGTCACTGAGAAGATCACGGGCAGGGATCACTAGATGTGATCGTTCGCGCATACTACTTTGCTTTCCTTTTCATGGGGTTTTTACCTGTGTTTTATCTTTCCACTTTGATGATTTCTGAACACCACACTCATTTAGTTTGTAAGTTATGCTTTTGATGTGCCCGTTTCGAGGTCTGTAATGAGTACTGTGAATGGGCAGCGAGGACACTCAAAAGGTGGAAATAAAAGTTGATTGTGTTTAACCTCTTAGCTTCATGCCGTGCTTCCATCCATTGTCAGGATTTAGCATTCAAACATACTACATAAATGTTTTTCGAAAAAAAAACTACATAAATGTAGCCTTCATGCATAACTCTCAGAGATAGCATTCAGAGAGAACGATTAGAGACAACGTTCAAGGATAACGATTGGAGATAGAATGCAGCATTCAGAGGAAATATTCTGAGTTACTCCggctcactggtagaaaaatggcctttagtcgcggttcgcaactgccattagtcgcggttgcgcaaccgcgaccaattaagcgcgactaaaggcccccctttagtcgcggttgcttacgaaccgcgactaaaggcccgtccacgtgggcggctaccgtgcgcctgggcgaaggacctttagtcgcggttggtgtccccaaccgggactaaaggctatttcgttaaaaaaatttaattcatttggatttctaattttttttcactccggttttttttctttttttttcagaagttctcttatttcagttatttgcatagcttagtctctatctacacttatctctaactacacttatctctagtcaaattacttactcgtggtcaaacttcccgctcggtcacccatcctcccactactccacccctagcacgcttaacttccgagttccattccgttccgcatccaagtgcttcgcgcgcatgtatgtgatagtagtatcatatcaatcctattaacatgttgatcgatatcacatttctttattgtttgaatttcaaataattattttaataaacaaaagtaatgatgtaataataatattgaataaataaataaacattaactttttaatttgtattatttttaattttattaattaattaaatattttttttgccaaacctaaaatctaaaattttaaaaatctaaaaattgggtaaaaatgATAGTAATGTTTATGCAGAATgaaattattaattttaggttttaaaaaatttaaaaaaatataaaatccataatttatagaaaaaaactaaaatcttcctgcttttgtatttccatttggaattttgagaatctaaaaattggctaaccgggtaaaccccggtgaattcggatgtaactttttcccaggatttttttgatatattatacgtttttttttcgacgtcgtatgcaaaagttattgcggttttaccattttttaaattttttttgcaaaaaaagtgaaaattcgaatttcttaatttctccgaatagtaggttgcataacatacaagaatctgaaaacattttttttttttgaattctctatcattttcttttgtattttacaaaccaaaaaaaagCGATCCATAGGGGGGGGTGCAGggtgcgtgggagtaaaaaaactcggaaaaacctttagtcgcggttggggacaccaaccgcgactaaagggtaccctttagtcgcggttggtgtccccaaccgcgactaaaggtttttccgccggccgcatccctccatagccctttagtcccggttggtgttaccaaccgcgactaaaggggtaccctttcgtcctggatggagcattagtcgcgggttgcctcccgaaccgcgactaaagccttctttagtcgcggttcgaatatttccgcgactaatggggctggacggaagcccttttttctaccagtggcCCAAACAATTTAGAATTGTTATTGAGAGGTAGATGACAGGAGATTAATTTTTTCCCTTTACCGTGTCCTCCAATCGTAAAACATCTCCGTAAACAGGTCGCGATGCATCACACGATGTAGCGACGACCATGAACGAAAACTTAGTTGTGCACCGATACATAACCTACGTAGAAGAAGAAGCTTTATTATTAGAAacattgtcatttctacatagtcaAAACGACTAAATTACGACAATCGCTGATACCCTTATAAGTAACTTGAATCTATGATCCATCCCATTGAGTTTGTTGTAAAAAATGTTCGTAACGCTTCACTGTGAGTATAAAGTAAAACCTAGCTAGATGACTAATCATATAGATCTCGTAAATTTGCGTTAACATTCATTTTTGACATCAAAGATAGCATTGCATTCCGAGACGACATCTGAAGATAGATAACGTAGCATTCAGAGGAAACGGTCCGAGATACTCCGGTTCAAACCATTTAGGCAAACAGAAATAACTACGGAATTCATACATTACAACTAGCTGTTTTACAATTGGTGTACAGTCACTTTTCAGACCGTCGGATGTCTTTTCTGTGTCGCGAATCTCCGCACTTCTCAGCTTCCCTCATTTTAGTTTTGTGCTCGTAGGATTGCGTCAAAGCAGCATTTTTGGGTCTTTTTTTTTAATCTCTGAAGCCGCTCTGTCGTTTCACTCTGCATCGGGAGAGCAGGGGGGGGAGCTAGCAGAGGCTGCCATGGCGGATTGGTCGCCACCGACCTTGCAGCCGGCGCAACCGGCGACAGATGGAGCAGTGCTTGGCGGGCCGGCACCACCGTCGACGAAGAGAGTGGCGACCCCGCTGCCGGCGCGACCGGCGTCGATGAGCGCCGTGCATCGCGAGCTTGCTCGACCTGCGGCGGAGAGAACAGCCATTCGCGAGCGTGGAAGGTCCACCTCTTGCTAGACTGGTACTCCGCTGCCTTCTCCCTCGGTCCTGTGTGCTCTGATTTCATTTACCATTTAGCTGATCTGCATGAGGGACTGGGGGTTGGTTTGGACGGTATCGCCGGTGCCCGCCGGCGCTGTCGTTGCTAAAAATCAGTGGCTTGTTTTCCACGGTGGAGTACCTCTTTGTTCAAGGGAGCGCAGTGGTTGTTGTTTGGGAATTGGGAGCTCTAATGTTCGATTTAGGCGTTTTTGTTCTTATTTTGGTTTAGTCTTCATTATGTTTGTTGTGTGACTTTCCTCTAAATTTTTGTGTGCAAGATTGTTTAATTATATTAGGATTAGGTTGATTTCAGGGTATGTTATTCTAACCATCAGACCATATATTTCATGTTTGTGTGCTCACTGGTTGTATTTTTTTTAGTTCTGATCCTGTTCTGTGAGCTTCCTCTATGCTTTAGTTTCAGTTTGGTGCGTAAAGATGCTTGATTatagtagggtttagttgatttCAGGTTATGGTGTTCTAACTGTTGGAACAGATTTCATAGTTTGCGTGGGGATTCGCTTCATGGGTAggcgatagttttggcttctgctGGTTTGTGTGTCTGAGTGTCATGTTCTAGATAAGAACATGAACTTGTTTTCTTGTTCTACATCTCACTTGTCTCTACATTTTTGTTCGTTATGGTAGATTGGCAAGGTCGGTAGTTGATTCCATGGAGATATTTGACATGATCGGAATGATAAATTTAAGGTTGTGTTTTGGGTTGGTCTGTTCCATTCAAAGTTGTCGATTCACTAATGTTCTGCTTACAAATGCTAGTTGCATTGACAAAACAACTATCTCGATAACTGGACAATGGTGAGTCTGCCTTTTGGGTACGACCCTGTTCCTTTGTGACTTAGTCAGGCACAATCAGAATTATAAATAGTTAGGAAATTTTTGCTACTTTTATCTGGAATCATTTGCTTTCACCCAGCAAGCTATATATGTGAGATTATGTGAAGTTGGTTGTGCTAATATTGTGGGCCATGTTACGAAGAGGTGATGAGGGTGTAGCTTGGATTTTTGTTGTTGAAACATATGGACATGCTCATGATAGCTATTCTTTTGACCAGTTTGACTTTGAGATTTAAACTAAGAAAATCGAAAAACATTTGTTTTGTTTGCCTTCTAGGAGTAGTAGTTTGGTTTGGAAAATACTTAAGGTTGTAGAGACATGCCTTTGAGTGGTCTGTTTGAAGGTTCTTTCTAGTGCAGCATGCATGTCGCTGCTGTTTTTTACTTCGGTATTACGTCAAGGTCTCATTCGGATGTTGGTACTGCCTATTGGAATCTTGTGATATTTTGTGATGACATGGACTTCACTAATCCGAATGATATTCTGTTGGCGGCATATTATGTTTTTCTTTTGCTTCATTACTTTAGTGTTTTCAGATCTTGATTATCTTCTTTCATAACTTCATTATTTGCTTCTTCTTTTCTCAGTATTTTAGTGTATAAGGTATTCTCATTTGTATCTTGCTTGATTGACTCAGTCATTCATTACTTTAGTCTTTCAGATATTGATTACTTGCTTTCCTTACTTCATTTTTTGCTTATTCTATTCTCTTATATGCATCACCATTTAAGTATTTAAGTTACTTTTGAGTTCTGCTTAGTCCCCATCAGTTTGTTTTGCTCAGTCCAAACAGTTTTTCTCATTATCCCATTCTTTATTTTTTCACTGTCACTTTGTATTTATCAGTGTTCATTTCAATAGTTTAGCTTTTTCATTTTATCTTTCCATCTCCAGCCGTTCAGATTATTTCTTCAGTCCTTCCTTATCTTGtttctcagttaatttatttagtATCTGAATTCTTCAGGTTTTGTTTTTCAGTTTTATCAGTTCTCTTAGTTGCCTGCTAGTCTGCTCATTGATGTTATCTTTTTCATTTTCTCTATTTTCTTGTCCGTTATATTCATTCTTTCATTTGTTAGTTCAGTCCCTCGGTCTTTCACTTTTGCAATGTCTTAGTTTCTTAGTTAGCCTCTATTTTTCAGCTATTAGTCCCTCTTTCTTTCGTTAGttagtttgtcatttcttcagtaTTTCAGTATTGCAATCTTTCATTCCATCGGTGCTCAATTTTTAGTCTTTCGGTCCATCTTAATTAGttcattaaatatttattttatcGGGCTTCT
This Lolium perenne isolate Kyuss_39 chromosome 1, Kyuss_2.0, whole genome shotgun sequence DNA region includes the following protein-coding sequences:
- the LOC139829706 gene encoding uncharacterized protein, which encodes MASNQEQASYRVGEAKGHAQEKTGQVMGAAKDKACEARDRAAGLAGNASGQGQGATNAAKKMAVEAQDMTSEMAQAAKDKTVESKDNTGSFLGEKTEAAKQKASETAQYAQDRSSDAAQYAKESAVAGKDKTGGVLQQATETVKGAVVGAKDAVVNTLGMGGDNTTGKDTSSTTDKITGRGH
- the LOC139830077 gene encoding uncharacterized protein, whose amino-acid sequence is MASNQEQASYRVGEAKGHTQEKTGQVMGAAKDKAYEAKDRVAGLAGYSSGQGQGATDAAKQKAVEAQDMTSEMAQAAKDKTVESKDNTGSFLGEKTEAAKQKASETAQYAQERSSDAAQYAKESAVAGKDKTGGMLQQATETVKGAVVGAKDAVVNTLGMGGNNTTNTGKDNSTVTEKITGRDH